One segment of Mycobacterium spongiae DNA contains the following:
- the dcd gene encoding dCTP deaminase, whose product MLLSDRDLRAEISAGRVGIDPFDDSLIQPSSVDVRLDCMFRVFNNTRYTHIDPSQQQDELTSLVEPAKGEPFVLHPGEFVLGSTLELFTLPDDLAGRLEGKSSLGRLGLLTHSTAGFIDPGFSGHITLELSNVANLPIALWPGMKIGQLCILKLTSPSEHPYGSSGVGSKYQGQRGPTPSRSYQNFIRST is encoded by the coding sequence GTGCTGCTCTCCGATCGCGATCTTCGGGCCGAAATATCGGCGGGGCGGGTGGGCATCGACCCGTTCGACGACTCCCTGATCCAGCCTTCCAGCGTCGACGTCCGGCTCGATTGCATGTTCCGGGTATTCAACAACACCCGCTACACCCACATCGACCCCTCGCAGCAGCAGGATGAGTTGACCAGCCTGGTGGAGCCGGCCAAGGGTGAACCGTTTGTCCTACACCCCGGCGAGTTCGTGCTCGGGTCCACGCTGGAGCTCTTTACCTTGCCCGACGACCTGGCAGGTCGGCTGGAAGGCAAATCGTCCCTGGGCCGGCTGGGACTGCTCACGCACTCGACCGCGGGTTTCATCGATCCCGGCTTCAGCGGCCATATCACCCTGGAGCTATCCAATGTTGCCAACCTGCCGATCGCATTATGGCCAGGCATGAAGATCGGCCAGCTGTGCATCCTGAAACTGACCAGCCCCTCCGAGCATCCGTACGGCAGCAGCGGGGTGGGCTCGAAATACCAGGGCCAGCGGGGTCCCACGCCCTCGCGCTCATACCAGAATTTCATCAGGTCGACCTAG
- a CDS encoding UDP-glucose dehydrogenase family protein has protein sequence MRCTVFGTGYLGATHAVGMAQLGHEVVGVDIDPGKVAKLAGGDIPFYEPGLRELLTENLAAGRLRFTTDYDMAAEFADVHFLGVGTPQKKGEYGADLRHVHAVIDALVPRLSRTAVLVGKSTVPVGTAADLGRRAAALAPKGVDVEVAWNPEFLREGLAVHDTLEPDRIVLGVQQGSECAEVAVRELYRPLLESGVPFLVTDLQTAELVKVSANAFLATKISFINAVSEVCEAAGADVSLLADALGYDPRIGRQCLNAGLGFGGGCLPKDIRAFMARAGELGANQALTFLREVDSINMRRRTRMVELATTACGGSLLGANIAVLGAAFKPESDDVRDSPALNVAGQLQLNGAAVNVYDPKALDNANRLFPTLNYAVSVAEACERADAVLVLTEWREFIDLTPADLADRVRARVIVDGRNCLDVARWENAGWRVLRLGAGRSGR, from the coding sequence ATGCGATGTACCGTCTTCGGTACCGGCTATCTGGGTGCCACCCATGCCGTCGGAATGGCGCAGCTGGGGCACGAAGTCGTCGGAGTCGATATCGATCCAGGTAAAGTGGCCAAGCTCGCCGGCGGCGACATCCCGTTCTACGAGCCCGGCTTGCGAGAGCTCTTGACGGAAAACCTCGCCGCTGGACGTCTGCGGTTCACCACCGACTACGACATGGCGGCCGAGTTCGCCGACGTGCATTTCCTGGGGGTTGGCACCCCGCAAAAGAAGGGCGAGTACGGCGCCGACCTGCGACATGTCCATGCGGTCATCGATGCGCTAGTGCCGCGCTTGTCCAGGACGGCGGTCCTCGTTGGCAAGTCGACGGTTCCTGTCGGTACCGCTGCGGACTTGGGACGCCGAGCTGCGGCGCTGGCGCCCAAGGGGGTTGACGTCGAAGTTGCCTGGAATCCGGAATTTCTTCGCGAGGGGTTGGCGGTGCATGACACCCTCGAACCCGACCGCATTGTCCTTGGGGTACAACAGGGCTCAGAGTGCGCCGAGGTAGCGGTCCGCGAGCTGTACCGGCCGCTGTTGGAGTCCGGTGTGCCGTTTCTGGTGACCGACCTGCAGACCGCAGAGTTGGTCAAGGTATCCGCCAACGCCTTTCTCGCCACGAAGATTTCGTTTATCAATGCCGTCTCCGAGGTGTGTGAGGCGGCCGGTGCCGACGTCAGTCTGTTGGCTGATGCGCTCGGTTACGATCCGCGGATCGGACGCCAATGCCTCAACGCGGGTTTGGGTTTCGGCGGCGGTTGCTTGCCCAAAGACATCCGCGCCTTCATGGCCCGCGCGGGCGAACTGGGAGCAAACCAGGCGCTGACATTCCTGCGCGAGGTCGACAGCATCAACATGCGCAGGCGGACAAGGATGGTCGAACTGGCCACCACCGCATGTGGTGGCTCGCTGCTGGGCGCCAACATTGCCGTGCTCGGCGCGGCGTTCAAACCAGAATCCGATGATGTTCGCGACTCGCCGGCGCTCAATGTGGCGGGTCAGCTACAGCTCAACGGTGCCGCGGTCAATGTGTACGATCCGAAAGCCCTGGACAATGCAAACCGGCTGTTCCCCACGTTGAACTACGCGGTCTCGGTCGCCGAGGCGTGCGAGCGTGCGGACGCGGTGCTGGTGCTTACCGAATGGCGGGAATTCATCGACCTCACGCCCGCTGACCTAGCCGACCGGGTGCGGGCGCGCGTCATTGTTGACGGCCGTAACTGCCTCGACGTCGCTCGATGGGAAAACGCAGGTTGGCGAGTACTGCGGCTGGGCGCGGGGCGATCAGGGCGCTAG
- a CDS encoding cytochrome P450 — translation MTINRESGRAALPPGPRLPRYLQSVLYLRFRERFLPAMHRRYGDVFTLQVPPYADKVVIYTRPEHIKEIFAADPKVLHAGEGNHILGFVMGEHSVLTTDEDEHARLRSLLMPAFTRAALRGYRDMISAVTCEHLARWPVGSQINALERMNALTLDIILRVVFGVTDPKVKAELTSSVQDIINISPVIFAGIPYPALRRVNPWKGFADNQRRIDELLYREIGSRRGASDLADRSDVLSRLLQADDVSATALTDSELRDQLITLLLAGHETTAAALSWTLWELAQDQDIQAQVASAAMSGDNAFLEAVLKEGMRLHTVIASASRKVVAPTEIGGWRLPVGTVISTSILLAHARKDSHPLPTEFRPSRFLDSSVAPNTWLPFGGGVRRCLGFGFALTEGSVILEEIFRRFTITASEPGKGESPRVRNITSVPKHGANLLITPRHKTALV, via the coding sequence ATGACGATCAACCGGGAATCGGGGAGAGCTGCCCTGCCACCCGGGCCGCGGCTACCGCGCTACCTACAAAGCGTGCTGTACCTGAGGTTTCGGGAACGGTTTCTGCCCGCGATGCACCGCAGATACGGAGACGTGTTCACCCTGCAGGTACCGCCATATGCGGACAAGGTCGTGATCTATACCCGCCCCGAGCACATCAAAGAGATCTTCGCGGCCGACCCCAAGGTGCTGCACGCGGGCGAAGGCAACCACATTCTCGGCTTCGTCATGGGCGAGCACTCCGTGCTGACTACCGACGAAGACGAGCATGCGCGGTTGCGATCGCTGCTCATGCCGGCGTTCACTCGGGCCGCGCTACGCGGATATCGCGACATGATCAGCGCCGTCACGTGTGAGCACCTGGCACGATGGCCTGTCGGATCACAAATCAATGCCCTCGAGCGCATGAACGCACTCACCCTCGACATCATTCTGCGGGTGGTCTTCGGGGTCACTGACCCAAAAGTCAAGGCCGAGTTGACAAGCAGCGTGCAAGACATCATCAACATATCCCCCGTCATCTTCGCTGGGATTCCCTATCCTGCACTCAGGCGGGTGAACCCGTGGAAGGGCTTCGCCGACAACCAGCGCAGGATCGACGAGTTGCTCTACCGCGAAATCGGTTCGCGCCGTGGCGCTTCCGATCTAGCAGACCGCAGCGATGTGTTGTCGAGACTTCTGCAGGCAGACGACGTGTCCGCGACGGCATTGACCGATTCCGAGCTCCGCGACCAGCTCATCACCTTGCTGCTCGCCGGCCACGAGACAACCGCTGCCGCCCTGTCCTGGACCCTATGGGAACTTGCGCAGGACCAGGACATCCAAGCTCAGGTGGCCTCAGCCGCCATGAGTGGGGATAACGCGTTCCTGGAGGCTGTCCTCAAAGAAGGGATGCGCCTGCACACGGTCATCGCTTCTGCGTCCCGGAAAGTCGTCGCGCCCACGGAGATCGGCGGCTGGCGACTCCCGGTGGGAACGGTGATCAGCACCTCGATCCTGCTGGCCCATGCTCGCAAGGACTCCCACCCTTTGCCCACGGAGTTTCGGCCCAGCCGGTTCCTCGATAGCAGCGTGGCGCCCAACACCTGGCTCCCCTTCGGCGGCGGGGTGCGTCGATGCCTCGGTTTCGGATTCGCGCTCACGGAAGGCTCGGTCATACTGGAAGAAATCTTCCGCCGGTTCACCATCACCGCGTCGGAACCAGGAAAGGGCGAGAGTCCACGGGTGCGCAACATCACCAGCGTTCCCAAACATGGTGCAAACTTGCTGATTACCCCACGACATAAAACGGCGTTGGTCTGA
- a CDS encoding TetR/AcrR family transcriptional regulator has protein sequence MQEPRTNRDKLLDGALVCLRERGYGNTSSRDIARAAGVNVASINYHFGGKDALLDDALGQCFSGWNQRVREAFDRTAATSSHELIRAVLEATVDSFEQIRPAVYACLESYAPALRSELLRERLAAGYASVREHSVELARAALASTDVGSPDGLPNIVSVLMAVIDGLMIQWIVDPTATPRSAEVLSALADIGASVTVDPAKLP, from the coding sequence GTGCAAGAGCCACGGACAAACCGGGACAAACTGCTTGACGGCGCGCTGGTTTGCCTACGGGAACGCGGCTACGGCAACACCAGCTCGCGCGACATCGCGCGGGCGGCGGGCGTGAACGTCGCGTCCATCAACTACCACTTCGGCGGCAAGGACGCGTTGCTTGACGACGCGCTCGGCCAGTGCTTTTCCGGCTGGAACCAACGGGTTCGGGAGGCCTTCGATAGGACCGCGGCCACCAGTTCCCACGAACTGATCCGTGCCGTTCTCGAGGCCACCGTCGATTCGTTCGAACAGATCCGTCCTGCCGTCTACGCGTGCTTGGAGTCATACGCTCCGGCGCTGCGTTCAGAGCTCCTCCGGGAACGCCTCGCCGCCGGATATGCCAGCGTGCGTGAACATTCAGTCGAGCTGGCTCGCGCTGCCCTCGCCAGCACGGATGTGGGCTCGCCTGACGGCCTGCCGAACATTGTCTCGGTATTGATGGCAGTTATCGATGGCCTCATGATCCAGTGGATTGTCGACCCGACGGCGACTCCCCGATCGGCCGAGGTTCTTTCGGCGCTTGCCGACATCGGCGCGTCCGTCACCGTGGACCCAGCAAAGCTGCCGTGA